A part of Candidatus Binatus sp. genomic DNA contains:
- a CDS encoding folylpolyglutamate synthase/dihydrofolate synthase family protein, with protein MDQLSKTIDWLFSLEARGEIYKLERMDAALDLIGNPHRKLRAVHIAGTKGKGSVAAILDSCLRAAGYRTGLYTKPHLVRLSERTRIAGAEIPAAQLLDYIERLRAIYERAGLALTFFEFTVAMMLLYFADAGVDVAVIETGLGGRLDSTNVVTPILSVITPIGFDHIEYLGHTIGAIAGEKGGIIKDDVPVVIGAREPDARLVLTSIAANRHSAVRLIERDFSYRSQSPAHRFDYHGLGLDLFDLEIGLAGPFQHENGAIAVAALEALRAQGWNIDEDSIRRGLRDIYWPGRFDIVSRNPTVILDCAHNEMSIAALLETMTAEFGAVKPRLIFGCLSDKDWPKMAAMLGPRVRDVTLTKVKPKRPLEPENLLPYFSAHAPARVEREPMAAVERVMSEIRADDVVLITGSVYLIGEVYPYFLARDGRKGLFPEADV; from the coding sequence ATGGACCAGCTAAGCAAAACCATCGATTGGTTGTTCTCGCTCGAGGCGCGCGGCGAGATTTATAAACTCGAGCGGATGGACGCGGCGCTTGACCTGATCGGCAATCCGCATCGCAAGCTCCGCGCGGTGCATATTGCCGGCACCAAGGGCAAGGGCAGTGTCGCCGCGATACTCGATAGCTGTCTCCGCGCTGCAGGCTATCGTACCGGCCTCTACACCAAGCCGCATCTGGTGCGGCTTTCCGAGCGCACGCGAATCGCCGGCGCCGAAATCCCTGCGGCGCAGCTGCTCGATTATATCGAACGCCTGCGCGCGATTTACGAGCGGGCCGGCCTAGCGCTCACCTTCTTCGAGTTCACCGTCGCGATGATGTTGCTCTACTTCGCCGACGCGGGCGTCGATGTCGCCGTGATCGAAACCGGACTCGGCGGACGCCTCGACTCGACCAACGTGGTGACGCCGATTTTGAGCGTGATCACGCCGATCGGTTTCGATCACATTGAGTATTTGGGCCATACGATTGGCGCGATTGCGGGCGAGAAGGGCGGCATCATCAAGGACGACGTGCCGGTGGTGATTGGCGCGCGCGAGCCCGACGCGCGGCTGGTGCTGACCTCGATCGCGGCGAATCGCCATAGCGCGGTGCGATTGATCGAGCGCGATTTTTCGTATCGATCGCAATCGCCGGCGCATCGCTTTGACTACCACGGACTCGGCCTCGACTTGTTCGATCTCGAAATCGGTTTGGCGGGTCCATTCCAGCATGAGAATGGCGCGATCGCGGTTGCGGCGCTGGAAGCGCTTCGTGCGCAGGGCTGGAACATTGACGAGGATTCGATTCGCCGCGGACTGAGGGACATCTACTGGCCCGGCCGCTTCGATATCGTTTCGCGGAATCCCACCGTCATTCTGGATTGCGCGCACAATGAGATGAGTATCGCGGCCCTGCTCGAGACGATGACCGCGGAATTTGGTGCCGTGAAGCCGCGGCTGATTTTCGGATGCCTCTCCGACAAGGATTGGCCGAAGATGGCCGCGATGCTGGGGCCGCGCGTGCGCGACGTGACGCTGACGAAGGTGAAGCCGAAGCGCCCGCTCGAGCCCGAGAATCTGCTGCCGTATTTTTCCGCGCACGCGCCGGCGCGAGTCGAGCGCGAGCCGATGGCTGCGGTGGAGCGCGTGATGTCCGAAATCCGCGCGGATGACGTGGTGCTGATTACCGGTTCGGTGTATCTTATCGGCGAAGTATATCCGTACTTTTTGGCGCGCGACGGCCGCAAAGGTTTGTTTCCTGAAGCCGACGTTTAA
- the accD gene encoding acetyl-CoA carboxylase, carboxyltransferase subunit beta: MAEGEQVDRSAHTASHTATDDIWSKCPSCNAIAFRKEVERNLNVCHKCGHHFRLTVAQRLSVTVDRGSWREILAELAIGDPLGFVDSKPYPTRMEQAREKSGRNDAVVVGIGKIENRPVAVGVMDFEFMGGSMGIVVGEKLARLFDLACDRKLPAIVFAASGGARMQEGALSLMQMAKVSAAIARFRDARLPYISVLCDPTTGGVAASFAVLGDLNISEPGALIGFAGRRVIEQTTNQQLPDDFQRSEFLLAHGMLDAIVPRHQMRFTLARLLAMLTRPRANRGTGAVRHRKK, from the coding sequence ATGGCTGAAGGCGAACAAGTCGATCGCAGCGCGCATACTGCTTCCCATACAGCTACCGACGACATCTGGTCGAAGTGCCCGTCCTGCAATGCGATCGCGTTCCGCAAAGAAGTCGAGCGCAATCTCAACGTATGCCACAAATGCGGGCATCATTTTCGCCTCACCGTGGCGCAGCGGCTCTCGGTCACCGTTGATCGCGGCAGTTGGCGCGAAATCCTCGCCGAACTTGCGATCGGCGATCCGCTCGGCTTTGTCGATTCGAAGCCCTATCCAACACGGATGGAGCAGGCGCGCGAGAAGAGCGGCCGCAACGACGCGGTTGTGGTCGGAATCGGCAAGATCGAGAACCGGCCGGTCGCGGTCGGCGTGATGGATTTCGAATTCATGGGCGGCAGCATGGGAATCGTGGTGGGCGAGAAACTCGCGCGGCTGTTCGATCTCGCGTGCGATCGCAAGTTGCCGGCGATCGTGTTTGCGGCGTCGGGCGGGGCGCGGATGCAGGAGGGCGCGCTTTCGCTGATGCAGATGGCGAAGGTGTCGGCCGCGATTGCGCGGTTCCGCGATGCGCGCCTGCCGTACATCTCGGTGCTATGCGATCCGACCACGGGCGGCGTTGCGGCGTCGTTCGCGGTGCTCGGCGATCTGAATATCTCGGAGCCGGGAGCGCTGATCGGTTTCGCGGGCCGGCGGGTGATCGAGCAGACGACGAATCAGCAGCTACCCGACGATTTTCAGCGCTCGGAATTTCTGCTCGCGCACGGGATGCTCGACGCGATCGTCCCGCGTCATCAGATGCGCTTCACGCTCGCGCGCCTCCTCGCGATGCTAACCCGCCCCCGCGCCAATCGCGGAACCGGAGCTGTTCGGCACCGTAAGAAGTAA
- a CDS encoding LPS-assembly protein LptD gives MLSAKYIRTFWRATAAKVCFLKPTFKIRVLAALWTAILISSGIASAAGKQHSAGIPQTVRAQHEEPINITGRETIYDSKTDTFIVKGDAVMTQGGSVLKADEIDVVRRDRQAKAIGHVHLIDPEVEIWATEAHIDINKETLVMYDAKVLAKHDTYHLEGQKIAKLQGQNYQVTKGFFTTCGCSKGTPDWSITADQMDVNVGTSGIAKGGKFNVLGHPLVSLPFAKFPADSSRHSGFLSGREGQSNIRGFQWLQPYYLAINKSSDATAALDIETSQRIGGLAEYRLSNGKDDYLWVDGAFYDESIRTNGNRIEDTVDNEIADPHIPVNRYGIIGMTRQHLTDSLTAYADTISVSDSLYLREMNVWTLSRGFGTNFGSLRNAQSHFGLIQEFENVFVKFGGTWNQDLIQPQEFALQRLPQLDITGRQELFNHLMFADFDAQAVNFYRYKGVDGLRLSANPRVTLPWRFGDYVTGYGTVGSKAALYDTSGHNPTITPVGTPGPFTYNNGVSLGPIDQTSTKGNAIPYAKAGISTVLDRVYDLGDWHGIEKLKHTIEPFATYAYVPRITQGGLPLFDQMDRLNPRSLITYGTTMRLFGKLRDQPEEPDQATDVTPGQPLTERDSTVGPYHQANEPGESLTPKGGAIFREGTHSQQLAQLTIMQAYDLSHQVAIDGSNISDLEAILNIYPTSIAAISSQVDYNPRSHAGVTYANTYVTIQPPWSGRNKPNLYMGKALQGSFFQFGYNYSSPRAAVFEGTTGNGASLMTGRMYTDVFNRFGFYFAPSYDFAAQKMLSTQYGVRLKSPCDCWAADVGVIDSYNPNEVQVQFQLTLGGLGSAGRSPFGRNPFQTMGLAGSPTGVLPAY, from the coding sequence ATCTTATCGGCGAAGTATATCCGTACTTTTTGGCGCGCGACGGCCGCAAAGGTTTGTTTCCTGAAGCCGACGTTTAAAATCCGTGTTCTGGCGGCGCTATGGACTGCGATCCTGATCTCGTCGGGAATCGCGAGCGCCGCGGGCAAGCAGCACTCCGCAGGAATCCCTCAAACCGTCCGCGCGCAGCACGAAGAGCCGATCAATATCACTGGCCGCGAGACGATCTACGATTCGAAGACCGATACTTTCATCGTCAAGGGCGACGCCGTGATGACGCAGGGCGGCAGCGTGCTGAAGGCCGACGAAATCGACGTGGTGCGGCGGGATCGGCAGGCGAAAGCAATCGGGCATGTGCATCTGATCGATCCGGAGGTCGAGATTTGGGCGACCGAAGCGCATATCGATATCAACAAAGAGACGTTGGTGATGTACGACGCCAAGGTGCTCGCGAAGCACGACACCTATCATCTTGAAGGCCAAAAGATCGCCAAGCTCCAGGGCCAAAATTATCAGGTAACCAAGGGTTTTTTTACTACCTGCGGATGTTCGAAAGGCACGCCGGACTGGTCGATCACGGCCGATCAGATGGACGTCAACGTCGGCACGTCGGGCATTGCCAAGGGCGGCAAATTCAACGTGCTGGGGCATCCGCTGGTGTCGCTGCCGTTTGCAAAATTTCCGGCGGACTCGTCGCGCCACAGCGGTTTTTTGAGTGGGCGCGAGGGGCAATCGAATATCCGCGGATTCCAATGGCTGCAGCCGTACTATCTCGCGATTAACAAAAGTTCCGACGCGACGGCCGCGCTCGATATCGAAACGTCGCAGCGAATCGGCGGGCTTGCGGAATATCGGCTGAGCAACGGCAAGGACGACTATCTCTGGGTCGATGGCGCGTTTTACGACGAATCGATCCGCACCAACGGCAATCGAATCGAAGATACCGTCGATAACGAAATTGCCGATCCGCATATCCCGGTGAACCGCTACGGGATAATCGGGATGACGCGGCAGCATCTGACCGACAGCCTGACCGCCTATGCGGATACGATTTCCGTCAGCGACAGCCTCTACCTGCGCGAGATGAACGTGTGGACGCTGTCGCGCGGCTTCGGCACGAATTTCGGCTCGCTGCGCAATGCGCAATCGCATTTTGGATTGATCCAGGAATTCGAAAATGTGTTCGTCAAGTTTGGTGGCACGTGGAATCAGGATTTGATTCAACCGCAGGAATTTGCGCTGCAACGACTGCCGCAGTTGGATATCACGGGCCGCCAGGAATTGTTCAACCATCTGATGTTCGCCGACTTCGACGCGCAGGCGGTTAATTTCTATCGCTACAAAGGCGTCGATGGACTCCGCCTCAGCGCGAATCCGCGAGTGACGCTACCGTGGCGTTTCGGCGACTACGTGACTGGTTACGGAACCGTCGGCAGCAAAGCCGCGCTGTACGACACGTCGGGGCACAATCCGACGATCACGCCGGTCGGCACGCCGGGTCCGTTCACATATAACAACGGCGTATCGCTCGGACCGATCGATCAGACCAGCACAAAAGGAAACGCGATCCCATACGCGAAGGCGGGAATCTCGACGGTGCTCGATCGCGTGTACGATCTCGGCGATTGGCACGGTATCGAAAAGCTGAAGCATACGATTGAGCCGTTCGCGACGTACGCCTACGTACCGCGGATCACGCAGGGCGGGTTGCCGCTGTTCGATCAGATGGATCGCCTCAACCCGCGCAGCCTGATCACGTACGGGACGACGATGCGGCTCTTCGGCAAGCTCCGCGATCAACCTGAGGAGCCCGACCAGGCGACCGACGTGACGCCGGGACAGCCGCTGACCGAGCGCGATTCGACGGTGGGGCCGTATCATCAAGCGAACGAGCCGGGCGAATCGCTGACGCCGAAGGGCGGAGCGATTTTTCGCGAGGGCACCCATTCGCAGCAACTGGCGCAACTCACGATAATGCAGGCCTACGACCTCAGCCATCAGGTGGCGATCGACGGCTCGAATATCTCCGACCTCGAGGCGATACTGAATATCTATCCGACCTCGATCGCGGCGATAAGCTCGCAGGTCGATTACAATCCGCGCAGCCACGCCGGCGTCACCTACGCGAACACCTACGTGACGATTCAGCCGCCGTGGTCGGGGCGGAATAAGCCGAACCTCTACATGGGCAAGGCGCTGCAGGGATCGTTTTTCCAGTTCGGATACAACTACTCGAGTCCGCGCGCCGCGGTTTTCGAAGGCACAACCGGCAACGGCGCGTCGCTGATGACCGGGCGGATGTACACCGACGTGTTCAATCGATTCGGATTCTACTTCGCGCCGTCGTACGACTTCGCGGCGCAGAAGATGCTCTCGACCCAGTACGGCGTACGGCTCAAATCGCCGTGCGATTGCTGGGCGGCGGATGTCGGCGTGATCGATTCGTACAATCCGAACGAAGTGCAGGTCCAGTTCCAGCTCACGCTGGGCGGTCTCGGCTCGGCGGGCCGCAGTCCTTTCGGGCGCAATCCATTTCAGACCATGGGCCTCGCAGGATCACCGACCGGAGTGCTGCCGGCGTATTAA
- the trpA gene encoding tryptophan synthase subunit alpha has protein sequence MAAANRIKKKFAELKARGEAALIPFIVAGDPDLDTTRRLVLELDARGADMIELGVPFSDPMADGPANQRSLARGLGAGASLAAILSMVSELRAHTQIPLILFGYYNPIFHYGCQRLCADAARAGIDGMLCVDLPPEEADELKRPARANGIDIIFLLAPTTPIERSRKIARSASGFLYYVAVTGVTGARAELDTNLASHMRELRSVTDLPLGVGFGISTPAQAAEVAKLADAVVVGSAISLLIEKHAVTGDVLEAVGGLVGAMKTAMNAARRADPIANAGDANG, from the coding sequence ATGGCGGCGGCGAATCGTATCAAGAAAAAATTCGCGGAGCTCAAAGCGCGCGGCGAGGCGGCGCTGATTCCGTTTATCGTCGCGGGCGATCCCGATCTCGACACTACTCGCAGGCTGGTGCTCGAACTCGATGCGCGCGGCGCCGATATGATCGAACTCGGCGTGCCATTTTCCGATCCGATGGCCGACGGTCCTGCGAACCAGCGCTCGCTCGCGCGCGGCTTGGGCGCGGGCGCGTCGCTGGCGGCGATCCTCTCGATGGTGAGCGAGTTGCGCGCGCATACGCAGATTCCGCTGATTCTATTCGGCTACTACAACCCGATTTTTCACTACGGATGCCAGCGCCTTTGCGCCGACGCGGCCCGCGCCGGAATCGACGGGATGCTATGCGTGGATCTGCCGCCCGAAGAAGCCGATGAGCTCAAGCGGCCCGCGCGCGCCAACGGTATCGACATCATTTTTCTGCTCGCGCCGACTACGCCGATCGAGCGGAGCCGCAAAATCGCGCGCTCTGCCAGCGGCTTTCTCTACTACGTCGCAGTGACGGGCGTGACCGGCGCGCGCGCCGAGCTCGATACCAACCTTGCGTCGCACATGCGCGAGTTGCGTTCCGTTACCGATCTGCCGCTCGGCGTGGGCTTTGGAATTTCGACGCCGGCGCAAGCTGCCGAAGTCGCGAAGCTGGCCGACGCGGTGGTAGTCGGCAGCGCGATTTCGCTGCTGATTGAAAAGCACGCCGTGACAGGCGACGTGCTTGAGGCGGTCGGCGGGCTGGTCGGCGCGATGAAAACTGCGATGAACGCGGCGCGACGCGCCGATCCGATCGCAAACGCGGGAGATGCCAATGGCTGA